GCCGCAACGAGTCGGTGAGCGCCTCTAACGCAAATTTTGAAGCGGCGTAAGGCCCCAAAAAGGGCGTGGCGATGCGCCCCCCCATTGAACCGATATTTACGATTCGGCCCTGTCCGCACCGTAAAAGCGGAAGAAAGGCCTGGGTCACAGCCACCTGGCCCAGCACGTTCGCCTCAAACTGCCGGCGTAATTCAGCCACCGAAACAAACTCAAGGGGACCGGCCACAGCAATGCCGGCATTGTTTACCAGGCCAACCAGATTCAACCGGGCGGTAGCTGCCCACACGGTTTCTGCGGCGGCCATAATTGTCTCATTTTTGGTGACATCCAAAACCACAGGCGTCAAGCGGGCCGACGCCCGGTGTCGTAAAACATCGGCATCCTGTTGTTGGCGTATCCCGGCAAAAACTTGAAATCCCCATTGGTCAAGGTAAATGGCGCACGCCCGGCCAATACCGCTGGATGCGCCGGTAACGACTACTGCGCTTTGTCTGGCCTGATGTGTCATCAATTATTTGCAATTTTGTGGTTATTCAATCAACCGACATTACCACTGGCGCTACGGCTGCCGTTGTTTTATTGTCCTCAACCGTTTCCTGGGGCTGTCGCACCGCCGAGAGCAGTCCGCCAAACAGGCGATACTCATCCAGACGGCAGGAATTGACCAACTTACCCTCGTAAAGGGTCATATCAGGACAATTTTCACACATATCAACCTGCCCATCGGGCAAAAAATCCGGACCCTGGATAATGGTGATACTTTGGATGCGCAAACTGTTCAAGAGGCGTCCGGGGCGGCGAATAATATCCGTTAGCCAATGGCGTGCAGTCTGGCGCACCGTTTTATCCCAGGGCGAAAGGAGGAAGGAAAGAGGGCTTATTTTGTTGCCCAGCATATAAGCCATGTACGTGCCTTTGAACAGGTGATGGCCAATCTGGCCTATCTCCATAGCCTTTTTGCCAATAGAACCATACATTGCTTTCTTGGAGCCAATCATGCCGCCCAATAGCCATTTAAAGGAAGTGTGCCGGGCTGTGCCGCCCAGATAAGCTGCCGCCTCATATTGGGGAAAATTATCCTTGATAACCTGATAAATATCTATGGAAGAGGGCAATTTTTCTTCAAAATGTTCGCTGATGTAGCTGAGTTGCAAGGCGTCAACTTCCCGGTCACTCTGGTCGCGGGCCGCATACCCCCAATCGGCCGCAACGGTGCGGAACGTGATAAAAACCAGGCCGTCCACGCGGCCCATATTCGCCTGACCCCAACGCACTACTTCAGGCACTTCTGGCAGGGTAGAGGGGTAAACAGTAGAATTAAAAGTGAGGTGGAGACCTCCTTCCGCCGCAATCATATCGGTGTAGTATTGGCGCAATTCGTTCAACTCGGCTTCGGTTTTGCCTGGCCAGTGGGGGCGATTTTGATAGCTGTCAATATGAATCGTAAAACCGGCCAGACCGGCCTTTTTTAATTCCCGCAACCGTTCCGGCGTTAACGC
This is a stretch of genomic DNA from Anaerolineae bacterium. It encodes these proteins:
- a CDS encoding SDR family oxidoreductase → MTHQARQSAVVVTGASSGIGRACAIYLDQWGFQVFAGIRQQQDADVLRHRASARLTPVVLDVTKNETIMAAAETVWAATARLNLVGLVNNAGIAVAGPLEFVSVAELRRQFEANVLGQVAVTQAFLPLLRCGQGRIVNIGSMGGRIATPFLGPYAASKFALEALTDSLRLELRPWQIHVSIIEPVGIATPIWDKSLAQTEQMANQWPEQAYALYQEAMEKTRQFALNTKQTAIPPEIVARAVAHALTAKRPKTRYLVGKHAKLMALAARLPDRWRDWLVTKVTL
- a CDS encoding radical SAM protein, which produces MLNKRNLYRFPWSLNDNPIAWLEVTDICNIHCEGCYRQRLTDHKPLDEVKAEILFFKKWRNPDNVSIAGGEPLLHPQIDEIVTFISNNGLKPILLTNGVALTPERLRELKKAGLAGFTIHIDSYQNRPHWPGKTEAELNELRQYYTDMIAAEGGLHLTFNSTVYPSTLPEVPEVVRWGQANMGRVDGLVFITFRTVAADWGYAARDQSDREVDALQLSYISEHFEEKLPSSIDIYQVIKDNFPQYEAAAYLGGTARHTSFKWLLGGMIGSKKAMYGSIGKKAMEIGQIGHHLFKGTYMAYMLGNKISPLSFLLSPWDKTVRQTARHWLTDIIRRPGRLLNSLRIQSITIIQGPDFLPDGQVDMCENCPDMTLYEGKLVNSCRLDEYRLFGGLLSAVRQPQETVEDNKTTAAVAPVVMSVD